In one bacterium genomic region, the following are encoded:
- a CDS encoding acyl-CoA carboxylase subunit beta encodes MPTNREMSEILKKKNLEAEQGGGTDRIAAQHKAGKMTARERVDFLLDPGSFVEMDRFVTHRCSDFGMEEKKILGDGVITGHGTIDGRTVFVFAQDFTSFGGSLGEAFAKKVCKIMDLAAKTGAPVIGLNDSGGARIQEGVQSLAGYADIFLRNVLSSGVIPQISVIMGPCAGGAVYSPALTDFILMVENTAHMFITGPEVIKAVTHEVVSKEDLGGALAHNTKSGVSLMRAPNDQAALQQVRELLSFLPSNNLEDPPLVKPKDDPVRVDEALDALIPDSPNKPYDMKVLIKSTLDDGYFFEIGPDFAKNILIGFGRYNGRVAGIVANQPQVLAGCLDIDASIKAARFVRFCDAFNIPIVTFVDVPGFLPGTDQEFGGIILHGAKLLYAFCEATVPKVTLITRKGYGGAYDVMSSKHIRGDVNFAYPFSEIAVMGSDGAVNIIFRKEIEKAKDAAAERTRLTEDYRATFATPYKAAELGYIDEVIEPRFTRSKIIRALEMLKNKVDKNPPKKHGNIPL; translated from the coding sequence ATGCCGACCAATCGTGAAATGTCCGAAATCTTGAAGAAAAAGAACCTCGAAGCCGAGCAGGGCGGCGGGACCGACCGCATCGCCGCCCAGCATAAGGCCGGCAAGATGACCGCCCGGGAGCGGGTCGACTTCCTGCTCGACCCCGGCTCCTTCGTCGAGATGGACCGCTTCGTCACTCACCGCTGCTCCGACTTCGGAATGGAAGAGAAGAAGATCTTGGGCGACGGCGTCATCACCGGCCACGGCACCATCGACGGCCGGACCGTCTTCGTCTTCGCCCAGGACTTCACCAGCTTCGGCGGCTCGCTCGGCGAGGCCTTCGCCAAGAAGGTTTGCAAGATCATGGACCTCGCGGCCAAGACCGGCGCGCCGGTGATCGGGCTCAACGACTCCGGCGGCGCCCGCATCCAAGAGGGCGTCCAATCGCTGGCCGGCTACGCCGACATCTTCCTGCGCAACGTGCTCTCCAGCGGCGTCATTCCCCAAATCTCGGTCATCATGGGACCCTGCGCCGGCGGCGCGGTCTATTCGCCGGCCCTGACCGATTTCATCCTGATGGTCGAGAACACCGCCCACATGTTCATCACCGGTCCCGAAGTCATCAAGGCCGTCACCCACGAAGTCGTCAGCAAGGAGGATTTGGGCGGCGCCCTCGCTCACAACACCAAGTCCGGCGTCTCGCTGATGCGGGCACCCAACGATCAGGCGGCGCTCCAGCAGGTCCGGGAGCTGCTCTCCTTCCTGCCTTCCAACAATTTGGAAGATCCGCCGCTGGTCAAGCCCAAGGACGATCCGGTCCGGGTCGACGAGGCGCTCGACGCCCTGATTCCCGACAGCCCCAACAAACCTTACGACATGAAGGTGCTGATCAAGAGCACCCTCGACGACGGCTACTTCTTCGAGATCGGCCCCGACTTCGCGAAAAATATTTTGATCGGCTTCGGCCGCTACAACGGCCGGGTCGCCGGCATCGTCGCCAACCAGCCCCAGGTCCTGGCCGGCTGCCTCGACATCGACGCCAGCATCAAGGCCGCCCGCTTCGTCCGCTTCTGCGACGCCTTCAACATCCCGATCGTGACTTTCGTCGACGTGCCCGGATTCTTGCCCGGCACCGACCAGGAATTCGGCGGCATCATCCTCCACGGCGCCAAGCTGCTCTACGCCTTCTGCGAGGCCACCGTGCCCAAGGTCACGCTGATCACCCGCAAAGGCTACGGCGGGGCTTACGACGTCATGAGCTCCAAGCACATCCGGGGCGACGTCAACTTCGCCTATCCCTTCTCCGAGATCGCGGTGATGGGCTCGGACGGCGCGGTCAACATCATCTTCCGCAAGGAGATCGAGAAGGCCAAGGACGCGGCGGCCGAACGGACCCGCTTGACCGAGGATTACCGGGCCACCTTCGCCACGCCCTACAAGGCGGCCGAGCTGGGCTACATCGACGAGGTCATCGAGCCGCGCTTCACCCGAAGCAAGATCATCCGGGCCCTGGAGATGCTGAAGAACAAGGTCGATAAGAACCCGCCGAAAAAGCACGGGAACATTCCATTGTAA